From a single Solanum dulcamara chromosome 4, daSolDulc1.2, whole genome shotgun sequence genomic region:
- the LOC129884510 gene encoding uncharacterized protein LOC129884510: MALANAQTILFFVVFSFMFVLSMANFNYTWAGGKWNKTNCPYGNNHPNATQTSNKFNVGGSENWHYGFDYMDWARKNGPFFVNDTLVFKYDPPNPNGGFPHSVYLLPNYWSFIKCDFRRAKRIANPNQGAGEGFEFVLKKMQPYYFACGEHGGIHCNNGTMKFVVMPLKRWPF, translated from the exons atggctTTGGCTAACGCACAAACAATTCTGTTTTTTGTAGTGTTTTCTTTCATGTTTGTCCTTAGTATGGCCAACTTTAACTACACTTGGGCCGGAGGAAAGTGGAACAAAACCAATTGCCCCTATGGTAATAATCACCCAAATGCTACTCAAACCTCAAATAAATTCAACGTTGGTGGTTCCGAAAATTGGCATTATGGTTTCGATTACATGGATTGGGCTCGCAAGAATGGCCCTTTCTTTGTTAATGACACATTAG TTTTCAAGTATGATCCACCAAATCCAAACGGTGGATTTCCACACAGTGTATACTTATTACCAAACTACTGGAGCTTCATCAAGTGCGACTTTAGAAGGGCTAAGAGGATAGCAAATCCGAACCAGGGTGCAGGAGAAGGATTCGAGTTTGTGCTGAAGAAAATGCAGCCTTACTATTTTGCTTGTGGAGAGCATGGGGGAATCCATTGCAACAATGGTACCATGAAGTTTGTTGTCATGCCACTCAAACGTTGGCCTTTCTGA
- the LOC129884513 gene encoding protease inhibitor HPI-like, whose protein sequence is MSSPCTVQGKTAWPELLGQNVEKAVSIIEKENPTLRPVVLNISQNVPDPDPVDCTRVLVFINDNNQVALVPIVR, encoded by the exons CTCCGTGTACAGTTCAGG GTAAGACTGCTTGGCCAGAACTATTGGGGCAAAATGTGGAGAAAGCAGTGAGTATAATAGAGAAAGAGAACCCAACTCTTCGTCCCGTCGTGTTAAACATTTCTCAGAATGTTCCAGATCCAGATCCTGTGGACTGTACCCGTGTTCTCGTATTTATTAATGATAACAACCAGGTTGCTCTCGTACCTATTGTTCGCTAA
- the LOC129884509 gene encoding uncharacterized protein LOC129884509 encodes MALVNAQTFMFLVVFSFMFVLSMANFNYTWARGKWNKTNCPYGNNHPNATQTSNKLNVGGSEYWHYGFDYMDWARKNGPFFVNDTLVFKYDPPNPNGGFPHSVYLLPNYWSFIKCDFRRAKRIANPNQGAGEGFEFVLKKMQPYYFACGEHGGIHCNNGTMKFIVMPLKRWPF; translated from the exons ATGGCTTTGGTTAACGCACAAACATTTATGTTTCTTGTAGTGTTTTCTTTCATGTTTGTCCTTAGTATGGCCAACTTTAACTACACTTGGGCTAGAGGAAAGTGGAACAAAACCAATTGCCCCTATGGTAATAATCACCCAAATGCTACTCAAACCTCAAATAAGTTGAACGTTGGTGGTTCCGAATATTGGCATTATGGCTTCGACTACATGGATTGGGCTCGCAAGAATGGCCCTTTTTTTGTAAATGACACATTAG TTTTCAAGTATGATCCACCAAATCCAAATGGTGGATTTCCACACAGTGTATATTTATTACCAAACTACTGGAGCTTCATCAAGTGTGACTTTAGAAGAGCGAAGAGAATAGCAAATCCGAACCAGGGTGCAGGAGAAGGATTCGAGTTTGTGCTGAAGAAAATGCAGCCTTACTATTTTGCTTGTGGAGAGCATGGGGGAATCCATTGCAACAATGGTACCATGAAGTTTATTGTCATGCCACTCAAACGTTGGCCTTTTTGA
- the LOC129884512 gene encoding uncharacterized protein LOC129884512 encodes MALANAQTILFFVVFSFMFVLSMANFNYTWAGGKWNKTNCPYGNNHPNATQTSNKFNVGGFENWHYGFDYMDWARKNGPFFVNDTLVFKYDPPNPNGGFPHSVYLLPNYWSFIKCDFRRAKRIANPNQGAGEGFEFVLKKMQPYYFACGEHGGIHCNNGTMKFVVMPLKRWPF; translated from the exons ATGGCTTTGGCTAACGCACAAACAATTCTGTTTTTCGTAGTGTTTTCTTTCATGTTTGTCCTTAGTATGGCCAACTTTAACTACACTTGGGCCGGAGGAAAGTGGAACAAAACCAATTGCCCCTATGGTAATAATCACCCAAATGCTACTCAAACCTCAAATAAATTCAACGTTGGTGGTTTCGAAAATTGGCATTATGGTTTCGATTACATGGATTGGGCTCGCAAGAATGGCCCTTTCTTTGTTAATGACACATTAG TTTTCAAGTATGATCCACCAAATCCAAACGGTGGATTTCCACACAGTGTATACTTATTACCAAACTACTGGAGCTTCATCAAGTGTGACTTTAGAAGAGCTAAGAGAATAGCAAATCCGAACCAGGGTGCAGGAGAAGGATTCGAGTTTGTGTTGAAGAAAATGCAGCCTTACTATTTTGCTTGTGGAGAGCATGGGGGAATCCATTGCAACAATGGTACCATGAAGTTTGTTGTCATGCCACTCAAACGTTGGCCTTTCTGA
- the LOC129884511 gene encoding glu S.griseus protease inhibitor-like has product MSTARCPSEPCKIPGKSSWPELMGQNVDKAVSIIHKENPSLHVVVLNISKPIPEPVDCARVLVFINDNQQVALPPVVC; this is encoded by the exons ATGAGTACTGCTAGGTGCCCGTCTGAACCGTGCAAGATTCCCG GTAAGTCATCGTGGCCGGAGCTAATGGGACAAAATGTGGACAAAGCAGTGAGTATAATACACAAAGAGAATCCAAGTCTTCACGTTGTGGTGTTAAACATATCGAAGCCAATTCCAGAGCCAGTGGACTGTGCTCGTGTTCTTGTTTTCATTAATGACAACCAGCAGGTTGCTCTCCCACCTGTTGTTTGTTGA